The Ictidomys tridecemlineatus isolate mIctTri1 chromosome 6, mIctTri1.hap1, whole genome shotgun sequence genome includes a region encoding these proteins:
- the LOC144378560 gene encoding uncharacterized protein LOC144378560 has protein sequence MHTHHIRTHTTQAHTHYTHIHHTHTTHHIPHTHTTHTHTPHMHTHHIRTHTTQAHTHHTHIHHTHTPHTIYHTHTTHTHTTHHIPHAHTTHAHTHHTHTTHAHTRTHTHHTPHTTHTHHTHTPHTTYHTHTPHTHTPHTTYHTHTPHTHTHTTHTPHTHHTRTHTHTHTTHIPHTHHTPHTTHTPHTHTTHHIPHAHATHAHTHHTHTTHAHTRTHTPHTYHTHTHTHTIHTYHTHIPHTTHHTHTPHAHTHTTRTHTHHTHHTHTHTSHTHHTHIHHTHTHTPHTHHTHIHHTHIHTRTHHTHTTHTPHTHTHPTHTPHTPHTHIPHTHTPHTHHTHHTHTHHSRTHSTHAHAHHTHPTHTPPTHTHTPHTHTFLFNTVCSSRAR, from the coding sequence atgcacacacaccacatacgCACACATaccacacaagcacacacacactacacacacatacaccacacacacaccacacaccacataccacacacacacaccacacacacacacacaccacacatgcacacacaccacatacgCACACATaccacacaagcacacacacaccacacacacatacaccacacacacacaccacacaccatataccacacacacaccacacacacacacaccacacaccacataCCACACGCACacaccacacatgcacacacacaccacacacacaccacacacgcacacacacgcacacacacacaccacacaccacataccacacacacacaccacacacacacaccacacaccacataCCACacgcacacaccacacacacacacaccacacaccacataCCACACGCACacaccacacacgcacacacacaccacacacacaccacacacacaccacacacgcacacacacgcacacacacaccacacacataccacacacacaccacacaccacataccacacacacaccacacacacacaccacacaccacataCCACACGCACAcgccacacacgcacacacacaccacacacacaccacacacgcacacacacgcacacacacaccacacacataccacacccacacacacacacacaccatacacacataccacacacacataccacacaccacacatcacacacacaccccacacgcacacacacacaccacacgcacacacacacaccacacacaccacacacacacgcacacatcacacacacaccacacacacatacaccacacacacacacacacaccacacacacaccacacacacatacaccacacacacatacacacacgcacacatcacacacacactacacacaccccacacacacacacacaccccacacacaccccacacacaccacacacacacataccccacacacacacaccccacacacaccacacacaccacacacacacacaccactcacgcacacacagcacacacgcacacgcacatcacacacaccccacacacacaccccccacacacacacacaccccacacacacacacatttttgtttAACACAGTTTGTTCATCTAGAGCACGTTAG